One Schistocerca cancellata isolate TAMUIC-IGC-003103 chromosome 1, iqSchCanc2.1, whole genome shotgun sequence genomic region harbors:
- the LOC126184580 gene encoding mucin-1-like — MELVVTLPAEVFRCRICFVTKAADRPTFGEYKDHSALLRHYRRLHDPGTVPVFECQFCGRRDPRLKTLRLHQRLCNAESATPGAASRGRVSMGHDAVSGSLGHPERSAGGRSQARAPEVSRTGPSSLVSAGRKPQVKAAREVSTTGRLALDNREGLWPQPSLVPEASRTDRLDLGLTYAAVLTRSSVVGSQAALPSPCVSVQASVTPRTAVVATPASCVLCVRTPRRSGIPMPIRSATSTASPRVPSASSGGEGSTLPTPVAERVVPARGAVPGKGSGTPPPASATAPRGVRWPRRAANAGASRPPSVVSVGTGLGLPPAFATPPTGGSAMRVDSGRQAASLAATGGVVIHGAPAPLADAPKAARSADAPDGVVLVRSQTYTRRVPSALPAAASSDARHSASAQAGSVATKKASVTDNKWHIVTPRRDRRHAAGRRPPPPDRRRIIPPSPRSSGPARASAPGRPARATPRVSRAGGRARATAGPSVGGAANNSRGAPGPSARPARATPGDARPAQATPATSATAAPSGSNRRTPSPRNGGPERAGAPDRPARAAPRASRAGGGPRGAPDSSAGAATESSTAPPPTQTTEQRDVSGGTADASPTTGSKKRRRRRRRRNNRPSPNLPPQNSRPTPTSTNPPVPSEQGATEAAPPPPPPADSRLTERQRRWLTALESVHSQPWDAFVAVVEDFVSEIAETKPQRQAAGDRQDGPPAAAHRGQGRADAAANPPPPAPTRGRDAPAAVPDFAATTPPDVSEEVLLPITPSEAARPSRLQSSENFEVGAFVTSVSRFSSTTRERRRYTIFAPHCSSAESVAVRAVLPGAPPSVVSAEYGPHPGWRGARRRQTCTYCPAVSSQRGKQRPPATTPQ, encoded by the exons ATGGAGCTTGTGGTGACGCTGCCGGCGGAGGTCTTCCGCTGCCGGATCTGTTTCGTCACCAAGGCAGCTGACAGGCCAACTTTTGGGGAGTATAAGGACCACTCGGCCCTTCTCCGCCACTACAGGAGGCTGCATGACCCGGGAACGGTTCCCGTTTTCGAGTGCCAGTTTTGCGGCCGACGCGACCCGCGGCTGAAGACGCTGCGGTTACACCAGCGGCTCTGCAATGCAGAATCCGCAACCCCCGGCGCTGCCAGTCGGGGGAGGGTGAGTATGGGACACGATGCCGTGTCTGgctctctggggcacccagagAGGTCAGCCGGCGGGAGGTCACAGGCGAGGGCCCCCGAAGTTAGTAGGACAGGCCCTTCGTCCTTAGTTAGTGCTGGGCGAAAGCCACAGGTGAAAGCGGCCCGGGAAGTTAGTACCACAGGCCGCCTAGCCTTAGATAATAGAGAGGGGCTATGGCCACAGCCCAGTCTGGTCCCCGAAGCTAGTAGGACAGACCGGCTGGACTTAGGATTAACATACGCGGCGGTCCTGACCCGCAGCAGCGTGGTGGGCTCACAGGCTGCCTTGCCCTCACCCTGTGTGAGTGTGCAGGCGTCTGTGACGCCCAGGACGGCGGTGGTTGCTACCCCCGCGTCGTGCGTACTGTGTGTGCGCACGCCGAGGAGGTCTGGCATCCCCATGCCGATACGCTCTGCGACGTCAACCGCGTCGCCACGAGTGCCGAGCGCAAGTTCAGGAGGTGAAGGCAGCACGCTGCCGACGCCTGTCGCCGAACGCGTCGTTCCGGCCAGAGGCGCGGTGCCAGGCAAAGGCAGCGGCACGCCGCCGCCCGCGTCGGCCACCGCGCCCCGTGGCGTACGCTGGCCACGTCGTGCGGCTAACGCAGGCGCTTCCCGCCCGCCATCTGTCGTGAGCGTGGGTACCGGCCTGGGACTGCCGCCCGCATTCGCTACGCCGCCGACAGGTGGCTCTGCGATGCGGGTGGACAGTGGCAGGCAGGCCGCCTCGCTCGCCGCGACCGGTGGTGTTGTCATTCACGGCGCACCCGCGCCGCTGGCTGACGCACCAAAGGCCGCACGCTCGGCGGATGCACCGGATGGTGTGGTGCTTGTGCGGTCGCAGACGTACACGCGCCGCGTTCCCTCTGCCCTGCCGGCGGCTGCGTCGAGTGACGCACGTCACTCCGCTTCCGCTCAGGCAGGGAGTGTTGCTACTAAAAAAGCCTCTGTTACAGACAACAAGTGGCACATAGTCACCCCACGGAGGGACAGACGCCATGCTGCAGGACGCAGACCACCGCCTCCGGACCGACGGCGCATTATACCGCCCAGTCCGCGGAGCAGTGGTCCGGCGCGAGCTAGCGCGCCTGGacggccggcgcgagctacacctcgtGTTTCTCGCGCCGGCGGCAGGGCGCGGGCGACCGCTGGGCCATCTGTTGGCGGCGCGGCGAACAACAGCCGCGGTGCGCCCGGCCcgagcgccaggccggcgcgagctacacctggaGACGCCCGGCCGGCGCAGGCGACACCAGCCACCTCTGCGACCGCCGCCCCATCTGGCAGCAATCGTCGGACACCCAGTCCGCGTAACGGCGGCCCGGAGCGAGCTGGCGCGCCCGATCGACCGGCGCGAGCTGCACCTCGTGCTTCTCGCGCCGGCGGCGGGCC CCGCGGTGCGCCCGACTCGAGCGCCGGCGCGGCGACTGAGAGCAGCACGGCACCACCACCGACGCAGACGACGGAGCAGCGCGACGTGAGCGGAGGGACTGCAGATGCGTCTCCGACAACTGGCAGCAAGAAGAggagacgccgacgccgacgccgtaaCAACCGGCCCAGTCCCAACCTCCCGCCGCAAAACTCCCGTCCTACACCTACATCGACCAACCCTCCTGTACCCTCCGAACAGGGCGCAACCGAGGCagctccgcccccccctcccccggccgaCTCTCGGCTAACGGAGAGGCAGCGGCGCTGGCTGACGGCCCTGGAGAGCGTCCACAGTCAACCGTGGGACGCATTCGTCGCGGTCGTCGAGGACTTCGTCTCCGAGATCGCCGAGACGAAGCCACAACGCCAGGCAGCCGGAGATCGACAGGACGGGCCACCAGCAGCAGCGCACCGCGGCCAGGGCCGCGCCGACGCTGCTGCCAATCCCCCTCCTCCTGCCCCTACACGCGGCCGCG ATGCACCAGCTGCTGTCCCGGACTTTGCCGCCACCACGCCTCCTGATGTCAGCGAGGAGGTCCTGCTGCCGATCACCCCTTCAGAG GCTGCGAGACCTTCGAGACTGCAGTCGTCGGAGAACTTCGAGGTCGGTGCCTTCGTGACGTCGGTGTCGAGATTCTCTTCAACGACGCGGGAACGGCGGCGCTACACCATCTTCGCGCCGCACTGCAGCAGTGCCGAGTCAGTAGCGGTGCGTGCGGTGCTGCCTGGTGCCCCTCCCTCCGTGGTGTCCGCCGAATATGGCCCCCACCCCGGTTGGCGCGGTGCTAGGCGGCGCCAAACGTGTACCTACTGCCCGGCAGTCTCCAGCCAGCGTGGGAAGCAACGCCCTCCTGCCACGACACCCCAGTGA